The genomic window CTGAACAAGCGCGCGAAAGCGCGCAAGTACACCATTGCGGGACAGTTCCGGATTCGCACCGGATTCCCCTGCGGCGACAGCGAGCATGAGCATACATCTAGTGCCAGGGCGCGGTGTCACCCCCACATGTTGTGTCGCATTCGGCTGCGCAGGGTGTCAGAGCGTCAACTCATAGGTGATCAGCGTGAGGTCGAAGAGGTCGGGGAGGGGCTTCCAGTCGCGCTCTGGTGTGCGAGTGAAGCCCAGCCGTTCGTAGATGCGATGGGCGGCGTGCATGGTCCGCTGGGTCGACAGCACGACGCGTGCACAGCCCTCCACGGCCCGGGCACGCTCCAGACAGGCCCGGACGAGCGCCTCGCCGGCACCCCGGCCACGCGCCTCCGGAGCGACCGCCAGCATCCGTATCTCGGCCTCTCCCGCACGGGCGATGTCGGCCATGGGGCCGCCCGCCGGGACGAAGGTCACACCGCCGAGCGCCCGGCCGTCCGCCACCGCCACGAGCACGTCGGCCGCGGCGGCCCGCTTCGCCACGTCACGCAACTCACCGAGGTACTGGTCGCTCTCCCCGAAGTCCAGCAGCCCGTCGCCGAGGTAGGCCTGCGCGGTGATCTCGCCGAGGGTGGCGTACTCGTCGGGGGAGATCTGCCTGATGGTGATGTCCATGGCTCGAAGTCTGCCGCAGGGGCGGGAAAGCGGGTCCGAGGTTTTCCACAGGGGCGACCGCTTGTCCGATGATCAGCCAGGCGGCGCCGCTTGGCCGCGTGCCTGCTCAGCCCACCGCCGGCCACCGCGGCAGCGTCGCCACGAAGTGCTCGCTGAAGTCGCGGGTGCCCGGACCCAGGGCGACGCGGCCGGTGGCGCGGAGGCGGGCGGTCAGGGCGGGGGACTCGGAGTAGTAGACGCGCCGGGCGGCGGCCGGCACGAACACGGTCTGGCCGCGCGTGAGTTCGCTCGCGCACTCCACGACGACGGCCCCGTCGGCGGCCTCGACGAACGCCTCGTCCCCGCAGACCCCCACGGCCAGCGGATCGTGCAGCGGACAGGTGCCGTCTCCCCCGTGGCGGGTGTACGCGTCCATGTAGGTGCGCATCAGCCGGGCGGCGAGGGCCGTGCCCGGGCCCGCGGCCTCCAGCGCGGCGAGGTCCGCGGGGCGGAACAGCCAGCGGTGCGAGGCGTCGAGGTCGACCATCGTGAACGGGATGCCGGAGGAGAGCACGATCTCGGCGGCGTCCGGGTCGGCCCAGATGTTGAACTCGGCGACCGGGGTGAAGTTTCCCGGCACCTGGGCGGCGCCGCCCATGAACACGAACTTCCTGACGCGGCGGGCGAAGTCCGGGTCCTCCAGCAGCGCGACGGCCACGTTCGTGAGCGGGCCGGTGGCGCACACCGTCAGCTCGCCCTCGCATTCCCGGGAGAGCCGCAGCAGGGCCTGCGCGGATGACTCCGTGGGGTGGGGGGCCGTCGAGTCGGGGAGGGTTTCGTCGCCGAGGCCCGCCGGGCCGTGGAAGGCGGATGCCTCTCGGTAGGGGAGGCGGGAGAGGGGGCGGCCCGCGCCTCGGTGCACCGGGACGTCGGCATCGATGCGTAGGGCTCGGGCCAGGGCTCGGGCGTTGCTGTACGTCGCTGCGGCGGGGAGGTTGCCGCCGACCGATGTGTAGGCCTTGAGGTCCCAGAGGTCTGTGCCCAGCAGGTATTGCAGGGCTACGGCGTCGTCGATACCGGGGTCGCTGTCCAGGACGATCGGTGTGCGAGCGGTCACCTGGCCAGCGTAACCGGATGTTTTTCGCCCCCGCCGCCCCTGCCCTCCCCCCACTCTCGGCTTCGCTCGAGCGGGAGGTGCCCCCACCATCCCCAGGGGCTGTGCCCCTTCGACCCCCTCGGCTCCCTATCGCTCGGGGGATTCTGTCCGTCGGCGGGTGCGGGTTCGTCGTGGTCGATCGCGCAGTTCCCCGCGCCCCCAGAAGGATCGCGCAGTTCCCCGCGCCCCAGAAACATCGCCCAGTTCTCCACGCCCCTGAAATGCAGCACGCAGTTCCCCGCGCCCCTGAAAAGCGGCGCGGGGAACCTTGGTTCCTAGTGGCTCGCTCCCGCCGTTGCCGGGGGAAGCTCCACCTGTACGCCCGCGTCTCCCGCGTCCGCCGTGTAGTCCTCCGGCTTGGTCTCGTCGATGCCGTCGGGGGCCTTGGCGGCCCGCAGGACGAAGGTGAGGATCACCGTGACCACGAGGTTGAGGACGAAGGCCGTCAGGCCGATGTAGCCGATCTCGCCGATCCCGGGGATCTCCGCGGAGGAGCCGCCGAAGTGCTTCTGCGTGGGGGAGGCCACGCCGTACGCGGCGATCGTGCCGTAGAGCATGCCGACCGCCCAGCCGGCGAGGAGGGCCCAGCGGTGGAACCAGCGGGTGAAGAGGCCGCCGACGAGGGCCGGGAAGGTCTGGAGGATCCAGATGCCGCCCAGGAGCTGGAAGTTGATGGCGACCGTCTTGTCCATGGTGAGGACGAAGGCCAGGGCGCCCACCTTCACCAGCAGGGACACCAGCTTGGAGACCTTGGTCTCCTGGGCGGGCGTGGCGTCCGGCTTGATGAAGTCCTTGTAGATGTTGCGGGTGAAGAGGTTCGCCGCCGCGATGGACATGATCGCCGCGGGGACCAGCGCGCCGATGCCGATGGCGGCGAAGGCGACGCCCGCGAACCAGTCGGGGAACATCGTCTCGAACAGCTGGGGAATCGCCAGCTGGCCGTTCTGCACTTGGATGCCGGCGGCGATCGCCATGAAGCCCAGCAGGGCCAGCAGGCCCAGCATCAGCGAGTACAGCGGCAGGATCGTGGTGTTTCGGCGGATGACCTCGCGGCTCTTGGACGACAGCGTCGCCGTGATCGAGTGCGGGTACATGAAGAGCGCCAGCGCCGAGCCGAGGGCCAGCGTCGCGTACGTCCACTGGTTGGCGTCGCCCGGGACGAGCGCGCCGCGCGGCTTGTCCGTCGCCGGGTTGGTCTGGCTGTACGCCTCACCCGCCTTGGCGAAGATGTCGTCGAAGCCGCCGAGCTTGATCGGGATGTAGATGATCGCCACCGCGATGACGATGTAGATCAGGGTGTCCTTCACGAACGCGATCAACGCGGGGGCCCGGAGGCCGGAGGAGTAGGTGTAGGCCGCCAGGACGCCGAAGGCGATCAGCAGTGGCAGGTCCTTGATGAACCAGTTGGTGTCCTCGCCGCCGCCGACGCCCATCACGTCCAGCACCGCCTGGATGCCGACGAGCTGGAGGGCGATGTACGGCATCGTCGCGAGGATGCCGGTCACGGCGACCGCCAGCGACAGACCCTTCGAGCCGAAGCGGCCACGGACGAAGTCCGAGGTCGTCACGTAGCCGTGCTTGTGGGAGACCGACCACAGGCGGGGCAGGAACGTGAAGATCAGCGGATAGATGAGGATCGTGTAGGGCACCGCGAAGAAGCCGGCCGCGCCCGCCGCGTAGATCGCCGCCGGTACGGCGACGAAGGTGTACGCGGTGTAGAGGTCGCCGCCGAGCAGGAACCAGGTGACCCAGGTGCCGAACGACCGCCCGCCCAGCCCCCATTCGTCGAGGCTGTGCTCGTTCTCGGCCTTGCGCCAGCGCGCGGCCAGGAAGCCCATGACCGTGACGGCCAGGAAGAAGAAGATGAAGACGGCGAGTGCCACGCCGTTCACGCCGTCCTTCACTGCGCGGCACCCCCGCTCTGCGTCTCGGACTTGCGGGCGCGCTGGTCACGCTGCCACAGGACGTACGCGGTGGCGGTGAGCACGGTGGAGATGAGCACCCAGGCCATCTGGTACCAGTAGAAGAAGGGGATGCCGATGAACGTCGGGTCCGTCTTGGCGTACGAGCCGACCCAGAGCATCGCCGCAAACGGGGCGAGCAGGCACAGGGCGATGACCACCCGGACCGGTGTCACCACCGGTCTCACCGGCGGTTTCACTTCAGGCGCGTCTGACATACCACGGCTCCGTCCCCTCACTGATGACCTGTGATCACGCGTGTAATGCGCAGGAAATCTAAGGGACGGTTCCACCTTATGGAACCCCTGTCCGCATAACGGATGTGTGCTGGTTCCGAGGAGGAGCCGGGTCGCGAACCGGGCCGCCGAGTGGGATACCTTCCCCGCTCAGCAGCAGCGGAACCCCTGCCGTGGACACGACCTCGCGCCCCGGAAGAACCCGGGCGGCTCAGTCCTGCGGCCGCTTGAGCCTCGCGACGAACTTGTACCGGTCGCCTCGGTACACGGACCGCACCCACTCCACCGGCTGCCCGTCCTTGTCCAGCGAGTGGCGGGAGAGCATCAGCATCGGCAGGCCGACGTCCGTGCCCAGCAGGCCGGCCTCGCGCGGCGTGGCCAGCGAGGTCTCGATGGTCTCCTCGGCCTCGGCGAGATGGACGTCGTAGACCTCGGCGAGCGCGGTGTAGAGGGAGGTGTACTTGACCAGTGACCTGCGCAGCGCGGGGAAACGCTTGGCGGACAGGTGGGTCGTCTCGATCGCCATCGGCTCGCCGTTCGCCATGCGGAGGCGCTCGATGCGCAGGACCCGGCCGCCGGCGGTGATGTCGAGCAGCCCGGCGAGGGTGTCGTCGGCGGTGATGTAGCCGATGTCCAGCAGCTGCGAGGTGGGTTCGAGGCCCTGGGCCCGCATGTCCTCGGTGTACGAGGTGAGTTGCAGCGCCTGGGAGACCTTCGGCTTGGCGACGAACGTGCCCTTGCCCTGGATGCGCTCAAGGCGCCCCTCGACGACCAGCTCCTGCAACGCCTGCCGCACGGTCGTGCGCGAGGTGTCGAACTCGGAGGCGAGCGTGCGCTCGGGCGGCACCGGCGTGCCGGGTGGCAGCGTCTCGGTCATGTCCAGCAGGTGCTTCTTCAGGCGGTAGTACTTGGGCACGCGTGCGGTACGGACGGTCGCCCCGTTCTCGTTCTCCGCACTGCTGACGTCGGTGCTCATGCTCCGCCTTCCCGGCTCCTAGTGGCGTGATCCTTCTGTATACCCGCACAGCCCCCGCTGGTCTAGTCCACGGAGGGGTCTCGGCCGGTCCATCCCGAGAGGGTTGAGTGGTCTACCTGAAGAGTGTGGCTCAAAGCGCGCGGTTTTCGCTGGCTTATTACATAAAGGTTCTTGCATATGTAGGTCGCATAACGGCTGGTGAGAGGGGGTTCGAGTGCTCTTGACAGGGTGATTGGTCTGGGTCAAGCTCCGGCGTACTGGTCTACACCATTGGTCCAGGTCCTGGCCCCAGGGCGGCACGTCTGTCACCGCGGGGAGCAGGGGGGTTTGTGGCATCCCTGAGCAATGGCATCCCTGAGGAGGGTGGCGTGAAGAGGAAGCTGACGACCGCGATCTGTGTCGCGGGCATGATGGTCTCCATCGCGGCGTGCGGGGGCGGTGAGAGCGGGCGTGAGAGCTCGGACACCGGTGCGGACACCAAGGAGCTGACGGTCTGGCTCACGGTGGACGCGCAGAACAACTGGCCGGAGCTGGTCAAGGCCGCCGACGCGGCGATCGAGAAGAAGCACCCCGGGATCACGATCACGCACGAGTACTACGGCTGGCCCGACAAGAACGCCAAGCTCGACGCCGTCCTCGCCACCGACAAGGCCCCCGACGTGGTCGAGATGGGCAACACGGAGATGCTCGCCTACATGGTCAAGGGCGCCTTCGCCCCCGTCGACCCGGCGAAGTTCGACAACTCCGACGCCTGGCTGGACGGCCTCAAGGCCTCCGTCACCTACGAGGGCAAGACCTACGGCGTTCCGTACTACGCCGGTGGCCGCGTCGCCAACTGGCGCAAGGACGTCTTCGCCGCGGCGGGCGTCAAGTCCACCCCGAAGACGTACGAGGAGTTCACCGCCGCCCTCGACAAGGTCCAGAAGAAGCGGGGCGACAAGTTCAGCGCCTGGTACCAGCCCACCCGCGACTGGTACGCCGCCATGTCCTTCGTCTACGACGCCGGCGGCTCCATAGCGGTCGAGTCCGGCGGCGAGTGGAAGGCCAACCTCTCCTCCCCGGAGTCCCTCAAGGGTCTGACCGAGTTCAAGAACGTCGTCGACACGTACATGCACGGCGACAAGACCAAGGACGAGTCCGACCGTTACATCGTCTACGGTCAGGGCAAGTCCGGCATGATCTTCGCCCCGGCCTGGGAGGGCGCGACCGCCGCGGCCAAGGAGAACGACAAGACCGGCAAGCTCGCCGGCAACGTCGAGAACTTCGTGCTGCCCGGCCCGTCCGGCAAGAACCTGCCCGTCTTCCTCGGCGGCAGCGACCTCGCTGTCCCGGTGAAGTCCGACGCGCAGACCGTCGCCGCCGAGTGGATCAACGCCTTCACCGGCCCCTCCGGCCAGAAGGGCCTGATCGAGAAGGGCAACCTGCCCAACAACAAGACCGACCTCGCCACCCTGAAGGACGACCCGGCGACGGCGGTCCCGGCCACCGCGGCCGAGTCCAACTGGTTCGTCCCGATGGCCCCCGGCTGGGGCCAGGTCGAGAAGGCGCAGATCCTGCAGACCATGCTGCAGTCCATCGGCACCGGCAAGCAGTCGGTCGAGGAGGCCGCGAAGGAAGCGGACGCCGAGATCGACAAGGTCATCAACACCAAGTGACGGTGACCTGCCGGTCGGGCCTGGCCGTGGTGGCCGGGCCCGACCGGGGGGTGCCGCGGTGGCCGGCCGGTGGCTGACATCGGTTCGGCCGGTGGGTGATTTACGAAAGTGCCGCGATGGGGTGTCGGGTCGGTGCCGGTGCGTCGTGGCTGGTCGCGCAGTTCCCCGCGCCCCTTTGGAGGCGCCTGCTGCGGGCCCCTCCTTCAGTTGCTTAGGAGCGCGATGAGTGCCGCAGACACGACTGCCCCTGCGAAGATGCCGCCCGCGCGGCCCGCACCCCCGCCACCGTCGGCGGCCCCGGAACGGCCGGGCAGAAAGCGGACTCCCGGCGGCGCCGCCGTCCCCTGGGCCCTGCTCGCCCCGTGTCTGCTGATCCTCGCCCTCGTCCTCGGCTATCCGCTGGTCCGGCTGGTCACCCTGTCCTTCCAGACGTTCGGCCAGTCCCAGTTGTGGGGCTTCCAGCCGGCGGAGTCGGCCGGCTTCGACAACTTCTCCAAGGTGCTGGGCGACAGCGAGTTCTGGACGGTCGTCGTCCGGACCATCGTCTTCGCCGCCGCCTGCGTGATCTTCACGATGGTCATCGGCATGGCGATCGCCCTGCTGCTCCAGCGGGTCTCCGGCTGGGTGAAGACGCTCATCAACATCGCCCTCGTGGCGAGTTGGGGCATGCCGATCATCGTGGCCACCACCGTCTTCAAGTGGCTCTTCGACTCCGACTACGGCATCTTCAACGCGCTCCTCAGCAAGCTCCCGGGCGTCGACATGATCGGCCACAACTGGTTCGCGAGCGGCCCCGAGGGCCTCGCAGTCATCACGCTCCTCGTGGTGTGGGGCGCGGTGCCGTTCGTCGTCATCACCCTCAGCGCCGGACTCACCCAGGTGCCGAAGGAGCTGGAGGAGGCCGCCCGCCTCGACGGCGCCGGCGCGTGGGGCGTGTTCCGCTACGTCACCCTCCCCATCCTCAAGCCGATCATCGTGATGCTCACGACCCTCTCCGTCATCTGGGACATGGGCGTCTTCCCGCAGGTCTTCGTGATGCGCAACGGCCACCCGGAGGCCGAGTTCCAACTGCTCACCACCTACTCGTACGACAAGGCGTTCGTGGTCAACGACTACGCCCAGGGCTCGGCGATCGCCCTGCTGACCGTGCTGTTGCTGCTCGGCGTGATCAGCGTCTACATGCGCCAGATGCTGAAGATCGGAGAGGTCGAATGAGTACTGCCGCTGTCTCCGGCCCCCGGAGGTCCAAGTTCGGCTGGAACCTCCTCGGTCTGTTCGTCTTCGTCACCGCGGGCTTCCCCGTCTACTGGATGCTGAACACGGCGTTCAAGCCCGCCAAGGACGCGATCGACCCCGACCCCAGCCTGCTGCCGACGTCGATCACCTTCGCCAACTTCGGCCGGGCACTGGACATCGCCGACTTCTGGGGCCCGGTCGGCCGCAGCCTCGTCGTCTCCCTCACGGTGGTCGTGATCGGCATCGTCGTCGGCATGCTGGCCGCGCTCGCCATCTCCCGCTTCGCCTTCCGCGGCCGCAAGGTGGTGATCGTCGGCATCCTGGCGGTGCAGATGGTCCCGCTGGTCGCGATGATCATCCCGGTCTTCCTGCTGCTGAACGACCTCGGCCAGTACGACCGCCTCAGCGGCCTGGTCATCACCTATCTGACCTTCATCCTCCCGTTCACCGTGTGGACCCTGCGCGGCTTCATCGTCAACATCCCGCGCGAACTGGAGGAGGCGGCCATGGTCGACGGCTGCTCCCGCACCACCGCCTTCATCCGCGTGGTGTTCCCGCTGCTCGCGCCCGGCATGGTGGCGACCTCGGTCTACGGCTTCATCCAGGCCTGGAACGAGTATCTGTACGCCCTGATGCTGATGAGCCAGCAGAACCAGACCGCGACCGTCTGGCTGGGCAACTTCACCACCAAGCACGGCACCGAGTACGCCCCGATGATGGCCGGCTCCACCATGATGGCCGTGCCGATCGTCGTCCTCTTCCTCCTCGTCCAGCGCAAGATGGCCGCGGGCCTCACCGCGGGCGCCGTGAAGGGATAACCCACCCGATGACGACATTCGCCACTGGATCAGACACCCTCACGCGGGACGTGCTCACGGTCCTCCAGCCCGGGTTCACGGGCACCACCGCCCCCGACTGGCTGCTGCGCCGCCTCGGCGAGGGCCTCGCCTCCGTCGGCCTCTTCGGCCGCAACATCACTTCGCCCGAGCAACTGGCCGCTCTCACCGCCCAGTTGCGCGCCGAGCACGAGGACGTCCTGGTCGCCATCGACGAGGAGGGCGGCGACGTCACCCGCCTGGAGGTCCGCACCGGATCCTCCTTCCCCGGCAACCACGCCCTGGGCGCGGTCGACGACGTGGACCTGACCCGGGAGGTCGCGTTCGCGCTGGGCCACCGCCTGGCGGAGTGCGGCGTCAACTTCAACTGGGCCCCGTCGGCCGACGTGAACGCCAACCCCGCCAACCCGGTCATCGGGGTCCGCTCCTTCGGCGCCGACCCCGACCTGGTCGCCCGCCACACCGCCGCCTATGTCACCGGCCTCCAGGCCGCGGGCGTCGCCGCCTGCGCCAAGCACTTCCCGGGCCACGGCGACACCGCCGTGGACTCCCACCTCTCCCTGCCCCGCATCGACGCGGACCGCTCGCTCGTGGACTCCCGCGACCTGGCGCCCTTCAGGGCCGCCATCGGCGCCGGCTCGCGCGCGATGATGAGCGCCCACATCCTGGTCCCCGCCCTGGACCCCGACCTCCCGGCAACGTTGTCCCGCGGCATCCTCACGGACCTCCTCCGCGGCGAACTCGGCTACGACGGCCTCATCGTCACCGACGGCATGGAGATGCGGGCCATCGCCGGGACCTACGGCATCGAACACGGCAGCGTCCTCGCCCTCGCCGCCGGAGCCGACGCCATCTGCGTAGGCGGCGGCCTCGCCGACGACGAGACGGTCCGCCGCCTCCGCGACGCCCTCATCACCGCCGTCCGCACCGGCGACCTCCCGGAGGAACGCCTCGCGGACGCGGCCGACCGGGTCCGGGACCTGGCGAAGTGGACCCGGTCGGCCGCCGGGGGAGTGCGGCGCGGTGCCGGGACAGGCCGCGAGGTCATCGGCGAGACCCAGGGGGTCGGAGACACCGGCGGCGTCGGCCTCGTGGCCGCCCGGCGCGCGCTCACGACGACCTTCACGGAGCCCTACGAGCCGCCCACCCAGCCCCTGTACGTCGCCGCCTTCACCCCCGTGGCCAACATCGCGGTGGGCGACGAGACCCCCTGGGGCGTCGGCGCGGAACTGGCCCGCCTCCTCCCGGGCACCGAGACCGGCACCTTCGCGGGCGACAGCGCCGGCGCCTCCGCCCTGGCGGTCGCCGGCACCCGCCGCATCGTCGCCGTCGTCCGCGACGAACACCGCCACCCCTGGATGACCACCGCCCTCGACACCCTCCTGACCACCCGCCCCGACACCATCGTCGTGGAAATGGGCATCCCCCAGTCCCCGCCCCGCGGCCTTCTCCACATCGCGACGCACGGCGCGGCGAGGGTGTGCGGAAGGGCGGCGGCGGAGGTTGTCGCGGGAGTGCGGTAGAGGGTTCCCCGAAGTACACACACGTAGGCGCCACGGCCCTCCCCCAGGGCCCGTGGCGCCTACGACGTATCCCAGCGTCCTAGATCCCCTGCCAGGCGGGCTTGTTGTCGTACG from Streptomyces sp. DSM 40750 includes these protein-coding regions:
- a CDS encoding GNAT family N-acetyltransferase; the encoded protein is MDITIRQISPDEYATLGEITAQAYLGDGLLDFGESDQYLGELRDVAKRAAAADVLVAVADGRALGGVTFVPAGGPMADIARAGEAEIRMLAVAPEARGRGAGEALVRACLERARAVEGCARVVLSTQRTMHAAHRIYERLGFTRTPERDWKPLPDLFDLTLITYELTL
- a CDS encoding nucleoside hydrolase; the protein is MTARTPIVLDSDPGIDDAVALQYLLGTDLWDLKAYTSVGGNLPAAATYSNARALARALRIDADVPVHRGAGRPLSRLPYREASAFHGPAGLGDETLPDSTAPHPTESSAQALLRLSRECEGELTVCATGPLTNVAVALLEDPDFARRVRKFVFMGGAAQVPGNFTPVAEFNIWADPDAAEIVLSSGIPFTMVDLDASHRWLFRPADLAALEAAGPGTALAARLMRTYMDAYTRHGGDGTCPLHDPLAVGVCGDEAFVEAADGAVVVECASELTRGQTVFVPAAARRVYYSESPALTARLRATGRVALGPGTRDFSEHFVATLPRWPAVG
- the mctP gene encoding monocarboxylate uptake permease MctP, with the protein product MKDGVNGVALAVFIFFFLAVTVMGFLAARWRKAENEHSLDEWGLGGRSFGTWVTWFLLGGDLYTAYTFVAVPAAIYAAGAAGFFAVPYTILIYPLIFTFLPRLWSVSHKHGYVTTSDFVRGRFGSKGLSLAVAVTGILATMPYIALQLVGIQAVLDVMGVGGGEDTNWFIKDLPLLIAFGVLAAYTYSSGLRAPALIAFVKDTLIYIVIAVAIIYIPIKLGGFDDIFAKAGEAYSQTNPATDKPRGALVPGDANQWTYATLALGSALALFMYPHSITATLSSKSREVIRRNTTILPLYSLMLGLLALLGFMAIAAGIQVQNGQLAIPQLFETMFPDWFAGVAFAAIGIGALVPAAIMSIAAANLFTRNIYKDFIKPDATPAQETKVSKLVSLLVKVGALAFVLTMDKTVAINFQLLGGIWILQTFPALVGGLFTRWFHRWALLAGWAVGMLYGTIAAYGVASPTQKHFGGSSAEIPGIGEIGYIGLTAFVLNLVVTVILTFVLRAAKAPDGIDETKPEDYTADAGDAGVQVELPPATAGASH
- a CDS encoding DUF3311 domain-containing protein, whose amino-acid sequence is MSDAPEVKPPVRPVVTPVRVVIALCLLAPFAAMLWVGSYAKTDPTFIGIPFFYWYQMAWVLISTVLTATAYVLWQRDQRARKSETQSGGAAQ
- a CDS encoding GntR family transcriptional regulator: MSTDVSSAENENGATVRTARVPKYYRLKKHLLDMTETLPPGTPVPPERTLASEFDTSRTTVRQALQELVVEGRLERIQGKGTFVAKPKVSQALQLTSYTEDMRAQGLEPTSQLLDIGYITADDTLAGLLDITAGGRVLRIERLRMANGEPMAIETTHLSAKRFPALRRSLVKYTSLYTALAEVYDVHLAEAEETIETSLATPREAGLLGTDVGLPMLMLSRHSLDKDGQPVEWVRSVYRGDRYKFVARLKRPQD
- a CDS encoding extracellular solute-binding protein, with translation MKRKLTTAICVAGMMVSIAACGGGESGRESSDTGADTKELTVWLTVDAQNNWPELVKAADAAIEKKHPGITITHEYYGWPDKNAKLDAVLATDKAPDVVEMGNTEMLAYMVKGAFAPVDPAKFDNSDAWLDGLKASVTYEGKTYGVPYYAGGRVANWRKDVFAAAGVKSTPKTYEEFTAALDKVQKKRGDKFSAWYQPTRDWYAAMSFVYDAGGSIAVESGGEWKANLSSPESLKGLTEFKNVVDTYMHGDKTKDESDRYIVYGQGKSGMIFAPAWEGATAAAKENDKTGKLAGNVENFVLPGPSGKNLPVFLGGSDLAVPVKSDAQTVAAEWINAFTGPSGQKGLIEKGNLPNNKTDLATLKDDPATAVPATAAESNWFVPMAPGWGQVEKAQILQTMLQSIGTGKQSVEEAAKEADAEIDKVINTK
- a CDS encoding carbohydrate ABC transporter permease is translated as MSAADTTAPAKMPPARPAPPPPSAAPERPGRKRTPGGAAVPWALLAPCLLILALVLGYPLVRLVTLSFQTFGQSQLWGFQPAESAGFDNFSKVLGDSEFWTVVVRTIVFAAACVIFTMVIGMAIALLLQRVSGWVKTLINIALVASWGMPIIVATTVFKWLFDSDYGIFNALLSKLPGVDMIGHNWFASGPEGLAVITLLVVWGAVPFVVITLSAGLTQVPKELEEAARLDGAGAWGVFRYVTLPILKPIIVMLTTLSVIWDMGVFPQVFVMRNGHPEAEFQLLTTYSYDKAFVVNDYAQGSAIALLTVLLLLGVISVYMRQMLKIGEVE
- a CDS encoding carbohydrate ABC transporter permease: MSTAAVSGPRRSKFGWNLLGLFVFVTAGFPVYWMLNTAFKPAKDAIDPDPSLLPTSITFANFGRALDIADFWGPVGRSLVVSLTVVVIGIVVGMLAALAISRFAFRGRKVVIVGILAVQMVPLVAMIIPVFLLLNDLGQYDRLSGLVITYLTFILPFTVWTLRGFIVNIPRELEEAAMVDGCSRTTAFIRVVFPLLAPGMVATSVYGFIQAWNEYLYALMLMSQQNQTATVWLGNFTTKHGTEYAPMMAGSTMMAVPIVVLFLLVQRKMAAGLTAGAVKG
- a CDS encoding glycoside hydrolase family 3 protein codes for the protein MTTFATGSDTLTRDVLTVLQPGFTGTTAPDWLLRRLGEGLASVGLFGRNITSPEQLAALTAQLRAEHEDVLVAIDEEGGDVTRLEVRTGSSFPGNHALGAVDDVDLTREVAFALGHRLAECGVNFNWAPSADVNANPANPVIGVRSFGADPDLVARHTAAYVTGLQAAGVAACAKHFPGHGDTAVDSHLSLPRIDADRSLVDSRDLAPFRAAIGAGSRAMMSAHILVPALDPDLPATLSRGILTDLLRGELGYDGLIVTDGMEMRAIAGTYGIEHGSVLALAAGADAICVGGGLADDETVRRLRDALITAVRTGDLPEERLADAADRVRDLAKWTRSAAGGVRRGAGTGREVIGETQGVGDTGGVGLVAARRALTTTFTEPYEPPTQPLYVAAFTPVANIAVGDETPWGVGAELARLLPGTETGTFAGDSAGASALAVAGTRRIVAVVRDEHRHPWMTTALDTLLTTRPDTIVVEMGIPQSPPRGLLHIATHGAARVCGRAAAEVVAGVR